The following are encoded together in the Dickeya lacustris genome:
- a CDS encoding MFS transporter, translated as MDISQPTLHTTTHQHNRNFWIFGLFFFLYFFIMATCFPFLPVWLAEVIGLNKTQTGVVFSAISLFAILFQPLMGVLSDRLGLKKHLLWVIAILLFLFAPFFLYVFAPLLKVNSLLGAAAGGVYIGLVFSAGSGAVEAYIERVSRQSAFEYGKARMFGCLGWGLCASTAGILFNVNPALVFWMGSGAAVILLLLLLIARPETHPMAQVMDALGANQPQVTLKMATGVFGDRKLWMFVLYVVGVACVYDVFDQQFANFFKSFFATPQRGNEVFGFATTLGELANAVIMFCSPWIINRIGAKNTLLVAGMIMTVRIVGSAFATSVVEVVALKMLHALEVPFLLVGAFKYITTTFDTRLSATIYLIGFQFAKQSAAIFLSAMAGNLYDRIGFQHTYLILGAIALTVTIISAFTLSGGRSAPQPAYRTSVS; from the coding sequence ATGGACATCAGCCAACCGACCCTACACACGACAACACATCAACATAACCGTAATTTCTGGATTTTTGGCCTGTTCTTCTTTCTGTATTTCTTCATCATGGCGACCTGTTTTCCGTTCCTGCCGGTGTGGCTGGCGGAGGTGATTGGCCTGAACAAAACCCAGACCGGCGTGGTGTTCTCGGCCATTTCGCTGTTCGCCATTCTGTTCCAGCCGTTGATGGGCGTCTTGTCAGACCGGCTGGGATTGAAGAAACACCTGCTGTGGGTCATCGCCATCCTGCTGTTTTTGTTCGCGCCGTTCTTTTTGTATGTGTTTGCGCCGCTGCTTAAGGTCAATAGCCTGTTGGGGGCGGCGGCGGGCGGCGTTTACATCGGGCTGGTGTTTTCCGCCGGTTCCGGCGCGGTGGAAGCCTACATTGAGCGCGTCAGCCGCCAGAGTGCGTTTGAGTACGGCAAAGCGCGCATGTTTGGCTGCCTGGGCTGGGGGCTGTGTGCGTCTACCGCCGGTATTCTGTTTAACGTTAACCCGGCGCTGGTGTTCTGGATGGGGTCGGGCGCGGCGGTTATTCTGCTGCTGTTGCTGCTGATAGCCCGACCGGAAACTCACCCGATGGCGCAGGTGATGGACGCACTCGGTGCCAATCAGCCGCAGGTGACGCTGAAAATGGCGACCGGCGTATTTGGCGACCGCAAGCTGTGGATGTTCGTGCTGTACGTGGTCGGTGTCGCCTGTGTGTACGACGTGTTCGACCAGCAGTTCGCCAACTTCTTTAAATCGTTTTTTGCCACCCCGCAGCGGGGCAATGAGGTATTTGGATTTGCCACCACGCTCGGCGAACTGGCGAATGCGGTCATCATGTTTTGCTCACCGTGGATAATCAATCGCATTGGGGCGAAAAACACGCTGCTGGTGGCGGGGATGATTATGACCGTGCGCATCGTCGGCTCGGCGTTTGCCACCAGCGTAGTGGAAGTGGTGGCGCTGAAAATGCTGCATGCGCTGGAAGTGCCGTTCCTGCTGGTCGGGGCGTTCAAATATATCACCACCACTTTCGACACCCGGTTATCCGCCACCATCTACCTGATTGGCTTTCAGTTTGCCAAACAATCGGCGGCGATTTTCCTGTCAGCAATGGCGGGCAATCTGTATGACCGCATTGGCTTTCAGCACACCTATCTGATCCTCGGTGCGATTGCCCTGACGGTGACGATCATCTCCGCGTTCACGCTCTCTGGCGGTCGCAGCGCACCGCAACCGGCGTATCGAACCAGCGTGTCTTAA
- a CDS encoding GNAT family N-acetyltransferase — protein sequence MTIVIREMTGADAAYGWSLTQQVRWPHRLADWQEALALGEGLVAQVQGEPAGVALCWRWGPHRATIGLVVVEARHQGRGIGHRLMSSLLDRLPGYQIRLHATAVGQGLYARLGFVAQGEMHQYQCAQLPALPDPIPALGQRLRPAQRDDVPRLAMLDTEAHGLMRPTLIERLMQHAVDVRVLEYAGELHGFAALRRFGHGYVIGPVIARSATDARLLIHALFAQRAGDFVRIDTPAALGLGPFLLRCGLTQVDAPIIMQRGAPWQPAAGAMHAWAVMSQAMA from the coding sequence ATGACTATCGTAATTCGTGAGATGACCGGCGCTGATGCGGCCTACGGCTGGTCGTTGACGCAGCAGGTACGCTGGCCGCACCGGTTGGCGGACTGGCAGGAGGCGTTAGCGCTTGGCGAAGGGCTGGTGGCGCAGGTGCAGGGCGAACCGGCAGGCGTAGCGCTGTGCTGGCGTTGGGGGCCGCACCGCGCCACTATCGGTTTGGTGGTGGTTGAAGCGCGGCATCAGGGGCGTGGTATCGGGCATCGCTTGATGAGTAGCCTGCTTGACAGGCTGCCGGGGTATCAGATACGGCTGCATGCCACCGCTGTCGGGCAGGGGCTCTATGCACGTCTGGGCTTTGTGGCACAGGGCGAAATGCACCAATACCAGTGTGCGCAGCTACCTGCGCTGCCCGACCCGATACCGGCCCTCGGCCAGCGCCTGCGCCCGGCGCAGCGCGATGATGTGCCGCGTCTTGCGATGCTGGATACCGAGGCGCATGGCTTGATGCGCCCGACGCTTATCGAGCGGTTGATGCAGCATGCCGTTGATGTGCGCGTACTGGAGTATGCCGGTGAGCTACACGGTTTTGCGGCGCTGCGCCGATTTGGTCATGGCTATGTGATTGGCCCGGTAATAGCGCGCAGCGCGACGGATGCCCGCCTGTTGATTCACGCATTGTTCGCGCAGCGGGCCGGTGATTTTGTGCGCATAGATACACCCGCAGCACTGGGGCTGGGGCCATTTCTGTTGCGTTGTGGCTTAACGCAGGTCGATGCGCCCATTATCATGCAGCGAGGCGCGCCGTGGCAGCCAGCGGCGGGCGCAATGCATGCCTGGGCGGTGATGAGCCAGGCGATGGCATAA
- a CDS encoding GGDEF domain-containing protein: MSVFWPVNIMITVLFYRCRYLNTVWGYGIVYAAMVIQDSLFYGWRLHAFTINLANIAFILAMIKLLRWPGVTPRQESEMIGSLYLFLACLLAAMVSGIAGALALQHWPHFSLTFFQNSLLDWFSEQFYTSVLFLPLLFTLRSRIELERASLRMHNTLPLLLLLLSLAIAPLFGPVAILAFPLPALTWCALVYPLWLTRLITLCTGTTEFILNAEHAYAIYSAQDPAFMHQMMITRLGIAATIFSPLMMATNARTIRQLNARLLQQANHDFLTQTLSRYGFTEALASHEKRAGDAQYAVSIMLIDIDYFKRINDTYGHDCGDEILRQVAGVIQQTVAEQGLVSRIGGEEFVVVCFDSLPEAFYQLADTLRQRIQQAAFSFQQQLIPVTVSIGIANAPSVGDELVETVNQLFPLADKNLYIAKREGRNRTVQ; encoded by the coding sequence ATGTCGGTATTTTGGCCCGTCAATATCATGATTACCGTGCTGTTCTACCGCTGCCGCTATCTCAACACCGTTTGGGGATATGGCATCGTCTATGCGGCGATGGTCATACAAGACTCGCTATTTTATGGCTGGCGGCTCCACGCCTTTACCATCAATCTCGCCAACATCGCCTTTATTCTGGCGATGATAAAACTACTGCGCTGGCCTGGGGTTACACCTCGTCAGGAAAGCGAGATGATCGGTTCACTGTACCTGTTTCTCGCCTGTCTGTTAGCCGCCATGGTCAGTGGCATCGCCGGTGCTCTGGCGCTGCAACACTGGCCGCATTTTTCGCTGACGTTCTTTCAAAACTCGCTGCTCGATTGGTTTAGTGAGCAGTTCTATACCTCGGTGTTATTTTTACCGCTGCTTTTTACGCTACGCAGCCGTATTGAACTGGAGCGCGCTTCCCTGCGCATGCACAACACCCTGCCGCTGTTGCTACTGCTGCTCTCCCTTGCTATCGCGCCACTCTTTGGCCCGGTCGCGATTCTGGCGTTTCCGTTACCGGCGTTAACCTGGTGTGCGCTTGTCTATCCGCTCTGGCTGACCCGGCTGATTACGCTGTGTACCGGCACCACTGAATTTATTCTCAATGCTGAACATGCCTATGCCATTTACAGCGCGCAAGACCCGGCGTTCATGCACCAAATGATGATTACGCGCCTCGGCATTGCCGCCACCATTTTCAGCCCACTGATGATGGCGACCAACGCCCGTACTATCCGACAATTAAATGCGCGGTTGCTGCAACAAGCCAATCACGATTTTCTCACTCAGACATTATCGCGCTATGGCTTTACCGAAGCGCTCGCCAGCCACGAGAAACGCGCCGGTGACGCCCAGTACGCCGTCAGTATTATGTTGATTGATATCGATTACTTTAAACGCATCAATGACACTTACGGCCATGACTGCGGCGATGAAATTTTGCGCCAGGTCGCAGGGGTAATACAGCAAACCGTAGCTGAACAAGGGCTGGTCAGCCGTATCGGTGGCGAAGAGTTTGTGGTGGTGTGCTTTGACTCGCTCCCCGAAGCTTTCTATCAACTGGCCGATACGCTGCGCCAACGCATCCAGCAGGCGGCGTTTTCGTTCCAGCAGCAGTTGATACCCGTCACTGTGAGTATCGGCATTGCCAACGCGCCTTCCGTGGGGGATGAGCTGGTAGAAACCGTTAACCAGTTATTCCCGCTGGCGGATAAAAATCTGTATATCGCCAAGCGAGAAGGCCGCAATCGCACGGTGCAATAA
- a CDS encoding IS3 family transposase (programmed frameshift), whose translation MKRSRFTDSQIITILKQAEAGTPVPELCREHGISSASFYKWRSKFGGMDAALMSRLKELEEENRRLKKMYAEERLKAEIIQEAMAKKLVKPSDRKQMALHAVEHRGSVSVWPVSSFVVSECCYRYRRLLSQENQRIADWLVRITDSQRNWGFGLCYLYLRNVKGFVWNHKRIYRIYCELSLNMRIKPKKRLKREKPEPLRVPTGSNESWSMDFMHDQLSDGRSVRLLNIIDDFNREALAIEVDFSLPASRVVRTLEQLIEWKGKPASIRCDNGPEYAGNTLIVWAERQNIILNFIQPGKPQQNAYIERYNRTVRYDWLGHYLFYSLSELQEYATQWQWFYNHERPNMALNGFTPMQHIQRLSDSTYLPG comes from the exons ATGAAACGATCACGTTTTACTGACAGTCAGATCATCACCATTCTCAAACAGGCTGAGGCGGGTACGCCGGTTCCTGAACTGTGCCGGGAGCATGGCATCAGCAGTGCCAGTTTTTATAAATGGCGCTCAAAGTTTGGCGGGATGGATGCTGCACTGATGAGCCGACTGAAAGAGCTTGAAGAAGAAAATCGCCGACTAAAAAAAATGTATGCTGAAGAGCGTCTGAAGGCCGAAATTATTCAGGAAGCGATGGCAAAAAAGT TGGTGAAGCCATCAGACCGGAAGCAGATGGCTCTGCATGCAGTTGAACACCGGGGATCAGTATCCGTCTGGCCTGTCAGCTCTTTTGTCGTCAGCGAATGTTGCTACCGATACAGGCGCTTACTGAGTCAGGAAAATCAACGGATTGCTGACTGGCTGGTGCGCATCACGGACAGCCAGCGAAACTGGGGCTTCGGCCTGTGTTACCTGTATCTGCGCAACGTGAAAGGCTTTGTCTGGAACCACAAGAGAATTTACCGGATTTACTGCGAACTGTCGCTGAATATGCGGATAAAACCTAAAAAACGGTTGAAACGTGAAAAGCCGGAACCACTGAGGGTCCCCACTGGCAGTAACGAGAGTTGGTCAATGGATTTTATGCATGATCAGTTGTCAGATGGTCGCTCCGTTCGTCTGCTGAATATTATTGATGATTTCAATCGCGAGGCCCTGGCAATAGAGGTCGATTTTTCCCTTCCGGCCAGTCGGGTAGTCAGAACTCTCGAACAACTGATTGAATGGAAAGGGAAACCGGCATCGATTCGATGTGACAACGGACCAGAATATGCAGGTAACACTCTGATAGTATGGGCTGAACGACAAAATATCATCCTCAATTTTATTCAGCCGGGGAAGCCACAACAGAATGCGTATATTGAGCGTTATAACCGGACAGTGCGTTATGACTGGCTGGGGCACTATCTGTTTTATTCGCTGAGTGAGTTACAGGAATACGCCACACAATGGCAATGGTTCTATAATCACGAACGACCGAATATGGCACTGAATGGCTTCACACCAATGCAGCATATTCAGCGCTTATCTGATTCTACTTATCTGCCCGGTTAA
- a CDS encoding NAD(P)/FAD-dependent oxidoreductase, whose translation MPAPIKYVQDSNRLPAQVDVVVIGAGIAGVAAAYELAKKGVSVLLLEKGLVGGEQSSRNWGWCRQQNRDERELPLSIYALRRWEELQQETGEDLGFRRSGLLYTTQDQAEIDAWACWGQMAKAYGVRSDMLTAEQAKAMTPGSTSAWLGGVSSPTDGHAEPALACAGLAIAAQRLGACVIQQCAVRGLDISGGRISGVWTERGRVATSTVICAGGVWSSLFCRRHGIELPSGNVIGTAFRTAPIAQAISLPFYTAAFACRPQRDGSYTVSVSGRGRLEPGFQSLRYARQFYATYRARRKNLSFNPGIKPFLCGPEGWARWAFDERSPFERTRILDPAPDMTIVSDGLAAMRREYPALAELRAVQAWGGMIDSTPDAIPVISAVEQLPGLILSTGYSAHGFGIGPGAGRLAADLASGATPIVDPTPFRYARLVDGSGLRAPGMM comes from the coding sequence ATGCCCGCACCAATCAAATATGTTCAGGACAGCAACCGACTACCAGCGCAGGTGGATGTGGTGGTGATAGGCGCGGGGATTGCTGGCGTGGCGGCCGCCTATGAGCTGGCGAAAAAAGGCGTCAGCGTGTTGCTGCTGGAGAAGGGGCTGGTAGGCGGTGAGCAATCCAGCCGCAACTGGGGCTGGTGCCGCCAGCAAAACCGCGATGAGCGCGAATTACCGCTGAGTATTTACGCGCTGCGCCGCTGGGAGGAGTTGCAACAGGAAACCGGCGAAGATCTGGGTTTTCGTCGCTCCGGCCTGCTGTATACCACACAGGATCAGGCAGAGATAGACGCCTGGGCGTGCTGGGGCCAGATGGCGAAAGCCTACGGTGTGCGCAGTGATATGCTCACGGCTGAACAGGCCAAAGCGATGACGCCGGGCAGCACCAGCGCATGGCTGGGCGGGGTGTCATCGCCGACGGACGGCCACGCTGAACCGGCGCTGGCCTGCGCCGGGCTTGCCATCGCCGCACAGCGGCTGGGGGCCTGTGTTATCCAGCAGTGCGCGGTGCGCGGGCTGGATATCAGCGGCGGGCGCATCAGCGGCGTGTGGACGGAGCGAGGCCGGGTGGCAACCTCGACGGTGATTTGCGCCGGCGGTGTCTGGAGTTCGCTGTTTTGTCGTCGCCATGGTATTGAACTGCCGTCGGGCAATGTGATTGGTACGGCATTTCGTACCGCCCCCATCGCACAGGCAATTAGCCTGCCGTTTTATACCGCAGCCTTTGCCTGTCGCCCGCAACGCGACGGCAGTTATACGGTGTCAGTTTCCGGGCGAGGGCGGCTGGAGCCGGGGTTCCAGAGCTTGCGCTATGCACGCCAGTTTTATGCCACTTATCGCGCACGGCGCAAGAACCTGTCGTTCAATCCGGGGATCAAACCGTTTCTGTGCGGGCCGGAAGGGTGGGCGCGCTGGGCGTTTGATGAGCGCTCGCCCTTTGAGCGCACCCGTATTCTTGACCCGGCACCGGATATGACGATAGTCAGCGACGGGCTGGCGGCGATGCGGCGTGAATACCCGGCGCTGGCCGAACTGCGCGCAGTGCAGGCGTGGGGCGGCATGATAGACAGTACGCCGGATGCTATTCCGGTTATCTCTGCGGTTGAACAACTGCCGGGGTTGATTCTCTCAACCGGCTACAGTGCGCATGGGTTTGGTATTGGGCCGGGTGCCGGGCGGCTGGCGGCGGATTTGGCGAGCGGCGCAACGCCCATCGTTGACCCGACGCCGTTTCGTTATGCGCGGCTGGTGGACGGCAGTGGGCTACGCGCGCCCGGTATGATGTAG
- a CDS encoding ABC transporter ATP-binding protein, which translates to MEILALYFNVLFTIIALIFVLGVTVSSVIIGCVVFSWLLIYYSSKSINKMSSEIQNSKVNTFHAIDKIWDNGFFGLKKNYSEALEHASDKHSVFFSVLQKYKKTEQVLACIPVLITIPPLVYISWQSTLVRPEILGAIVAVLPRTLQLFQSINAASMHTTQLMLIKNKVRNLQRFPSSLVEVDYENNINDDAIIIRNLNQDGVSLSVREFVDYISHDCTLPGRYRVEGPNGSGKSSILKLIKKMTDDSVLLGPENSIGIDDIKGSTGQKHRENMNRLLSDNDIFIFLLDEWDANLDANNTMAFDKVLSDISHNKIVIEVRHKHVTG; encoded by the coding sequence GTGGAGATTCTCGCTTTATATTTTAATGTGTTGTTTACTATTATTGCGTTGATTTTTGTTTTAGGTGTGACTGTATCTTCAGTTATTATCGGGTGTGTTGTGTTTTCGTGGTTGCTGATTTACTACTCCAGTAAATCTATTAACAAAATGTCATCTGAAATACAAAATAGTAAAGTGAACACTTTCCATGCAATCGATAAAATATGGGATAACGGTTTTTTTGGTTTAAAGAAGAATTATTCTGAAGCGCTGGAGCATGCATCTGATAAACACTCGGTTTTTTTCTCTGTACTTCAAAAATACAAAAAAACAGAGCAAGTTTTGGCATGTATACCCGTTCTTATCACTATCCCGCCGCTGGTCTATATTTCCTGGCAATCAACCCTGGTAAGGCCTGAAATTCTTGGCGCTATCGTGGCAGTCTTGCCAAGAACCCTACAACTTTTCCAAAGTATCAATGCTGCGAGTATGCATACAACTCAACTTATGCTAATTAAAAACAAGGTGAGAAATCTTCAAAGGTTCCCGTCCTCACTGGTGGAGGTAGACTATGAGAATAACATTAATGATGATGCAATTATTATTCGTAATCTTAATCAGGATGGTGTGAGCCTGTCTGTTCGTGAGTTTGTCGATTATATTTCCCATGATTGCACATTGCCAGGTCGATATCGGGTGGAAGGCCCGAATGGTTCTGGAAAATCATCTATCCTTAAATTAATAAAAAAGATGACTGATGATTCTGTTTTACTTGGGCCGGAGAATAGTATTGGTATTGATGATATCAAGGGGTCTACAGGGCAAAAACATCGAGAAAACATGAATAGATTACTATCAGATAATGACATATTTATCTTTCTTCTTGATGAGTGGGATGCAAATCTGGATGCGAATAATACAATGGCGTTTGACAAGGTGCTTAGTGATATATCACACAATAAAATTGTCATAGAGGTAAGGCATAAGCATGTAACAGGCTAA